Proteins from a genomic interval of Desulfofustis limnaeus:
- a CDS encoding poly-gamma-glutamate hydrolase family protein has product MDRYPDFASLQRHESDYSIECCDRGAPVTILAPHGGAIEPHTAEIARVIAGTDHNYFLFIGRKPQRNRDLHITSHRWDEPQSVALVARSTVVVTVHGTATAEPLVVLGGRDIRLRELIATQLTEHHLLCRPATSRNSGLHPANICNRGRTGQGVQLEIARTLRDSPACWPHLAAAVRTAISRHFQMLLKETSCPDSSPPADHTVA; this is encoded by the coding sequence ATGGACAGGTACCCGGACTTCGCTTCTTTGCAACGACACGAAAGCGACTACTCGATAGAGTGCTGCGATCGGGGCGCCCCGGTCACCATTCTGGCACCGCACGGTGGCGCCATAGAACCGCATACCGCCGAGATCGCCCGGGTGATTGCCGGCACCGACCACAATTATTTTCTCTTCATCGGCCGTAAGCCCCAACGTAATCGGGACCTCCATATCACCAGTCACCGCTGGGACGAACCACAATCGGTTGCCCTGGTGGCCCGCTCCACGGTGGTGGTTACCGTGCACGGTACGGCAACCGCCGAACCACTTGTCGTCCTCGGCGGTCGCGATATCCGGCTACGGGAGCTGATCGCCACCCAACTGACCGAACACCACCTGCTCTGCCGTCCGGCCACCTCCCGTAACAGCGGCCTGCACCCGGCCAACATCTGTAACCGCGGCCGGACCGGACAAGGAGTGCAACTGGAAATTGCCCGGACGCTGCGCGACTCCCCGGCCTGCTGGCCGCACCTTGCCGCGGCCGTCCGCACTGCCATCAGTCGGCATTTCCAGATGCTGCTTAAAGAAACATCTTGCCCGGATTCATCACCCCCTGCGGACCACACCGTTGCTTGA